Proteins co-encoded in one Listeria ivanovii subsp. ivanovii genomic window:
- the mvk gene encoding mevalonate kinase gives MATGIGTAKMILCGEHAVVYGEPAISVPFTQAVVTTDVEASIKTKFSSAFFSGDLEDMPDFLAGIKALVIDVLKEIGQGESVSIHVTSGVPIGRGLGSSAAVATSIARGLYKYFKQELDGKKLLSIVNAAEKIAHGNASGVDAITVVSEKPVWYERDRKLEIMHFPKKITFVVADTGVPSETRAAVADVQKLYQKNQAGIREIIHALGDISREIKTYLEGNADTVKIGAAMNKAQNYLESLTVSDSSLENLIKVARSNGADGAKLTGGGRGGCIIAVAKNQEIAENITKALHKAGAAQEWIFTIGEGSYESNSHRTHECGAN, from the coding sequence TTGGCTACAGGCATTGGGACAGCTAAAATGATATTATGCGGAGAACATGCAGTTGTATACGGAGAACCGGCTATTTCAGTCCCATTTACACAAGCAGTAGTAACTACGGATGTAGAAGCTTCTATAAAAACCAAATTTTCTTCAGCATTTTTTTCAGGTGATTTAGAAGATATGCCCGATTTTTTAGCAGGTATTAAAGCACTAGTTATAGATGTTCTAAAAGAAATTGGTCAAGGAGAAAGCGTATCAATTCATGTAACATCAGGAGTTCCAATCGGGCGAGGATTAGGATCAAGTGCAGCAGTAGCAACAAGTATTGCGCGCGGTCTCTATAAATATTTTAAGCAGGAACTAGATGGTAAAAAATTACTTTCGATTGTTAATGCAGCAGAAAAAATTGCGCATGGGAATGCAAGTGGTGTAGACGCAATCACTGTAGTTAGCGAAAAGCCTGTTTGGTATGAACGTGATAGAAAATTAGAAATCATGCACTTTCCCAAAAAAATTACTTTTGTAGTTGCAGATACTGGAGTTCCAAGTGAAACTAGAGCAGCAGTTGCGGATGTCCAAAAACTTTATCAAAAAAATCAAGCTGGAATTAGAGAAATAATCCATGCGCTTGGTGATATTTCCCGGGAAATAAAGACTTATTTAGAAGGTAATGCAGATACTGTGAAGATTGGTGCTGCAATGAATAAAGCACAGAATTATTTGGAATCTTTGACTGTTAGTGATAGTAGTTTAGAAAATTTAATTAAAGTTGCTAGAAGTAATGGAGCAGATGGGGCAAAACTTACTGGTGGAGGTAGAGGTGGTTGTATTATTGCCGTAGCTAAAAACCAGGAAATTGCTGAAAATATAACAAAAGCACTTCATAAAGCTGGAGCTGCACAAGAATGGATTTTTACGATAGGAGAAGGTAGTTATGAGAGCAACAGCCATCGCACACACGAATGTGGCGCTAATTAA
- the qoxA gene encoding cytochrome aa3 quinol oxidase subunit II encodes MSKLLKSLLLTALLGVTGLISGCGDLTVLNPKGPVAKGQSDLIIYSIIFMLVIVLTIFVLFTIMLVKYRERKDISNYEPDMHGSKKLEIFWTLIPVAIVIALAIPTVKTIYAGEEAPKVTSHKDPIVIYATSADWKWIFSYPDESIETVNYVNIPTDRPVLFKLTSADTMTSFWVPQLGGQKYAMSGMTMSLYLQADEVGTYKGRNANFNGEGFADQRFDVVAQSESDFKKWAKETKANSPVITQDIYDRLLIPGSSKKKTYSGTHLAFVDVAADPEYVFYAYKRFGYEMTNPHNPNTKSTISDKPLLPVRPVTVTNPQFERHDMEPQIIKNGEGYHEDKHREDEMKKMEDDIQTNEFNKKESDDAGN; translated from the coding sequence GTGTCAAAGTTACTTAAATCTTTGCTACTCACGGCACTGCTTGGGGTTACCGGTCTTATAAGTGGTTGTGGTGATTTGACGGTACTTAATCCAAAAGGGCCAGTTGCAAAAGGTCAGTCGGACTTAATTATTTATTCGATTATATTTATGCTGGTTATAGTACTAACGATTTTTGTATTATTTACAATTATGCTGGTTAAATACCGCGAACGGAAAGACATTTCAAACTATGAACCGGATATGCATGGTAGTAAAAAACTGGAAATTTTTTGGACATTAATTCCAGTTGCTATTGTTATTGCATTAGCAATTCCGACTGTAAAAACAATTTATGCAGGGGAAGAAGCACCAAAAGTGACTTCGCATAAAGATCCAATTGTTATTTATGCAACTAGTGCGGACTGGAAATGGATTTTTAGTTACCCAGATGAATCAATCGAAACGGTTAACTACGTAAATATCCCAACAGATCGTCCGGTACTATTCAAATTAACTTCCGCAGACACGATGACAAGTTTTTGGGTACCGCAATTAGGTGGACAAAAATATGCGATGTCTGGGATGACGATGAGTTTATATTTACAAGCAGATGAAGTTGGTACATACAAAGGGCGTAATGCAAACTTCAACGGAGAGGGCTTTGCTGATCAGCGCTTTGATGTAGTGGCGCAATCTGAATCAGACTTTAAAAAATGGGCCAAAGAAACAAAAGCAAATTCACCAGTTATTACGCAAGACATTTATGACCGTCTCTTAATTCCTGGAAGCTCCAAGAAAAAAACTTATTCTGGTACGCATTTAGCATTTGTTGATGTTGCAGCAGATCCAGAGTATGTTTTCTATGCTTACAAGCGCTTTGGTTATGAAATGACAAATCCACATAATCCAAATACAAAATCAACCATTTCTGATAAACCACTCCTACCTGTTCGTCCTGTAACCGTAACTAATCCACAATTTGAGCGTCACGATATGGAGCCACAAATTATTAAAAACGGAGAAGGTTACCATGAGGATAAACATCGTGAGGATGAAATGAAGAAAATGGAAGATGACATCCAAACGAATGAGTTTAATAAAAAAGAATCGGATGACGCAGGGAACTAA
- the mvaD gene encoding diphosphomevalonate decarboxylase: protein MRATAIAHTNVALIKYWGKRDEQLILPANSSLSFTVDKFYTKTTIEWDDNLKHDRFILDGKEKTDAKVTRFIDKMREEFGLTARALIVSENHVPTAAGLASSASAFAALALAGSRAAGRKDTQQYISKLARFGSGSASRSIYGDFVIWEKGELADGSDSFAVPFTKKLSDKMSMVIAVVSDKEKKVSSRDGMRLTVETSPFFKDWVAAAKTDLKEMKQAILAEDFIKVGEITERNGMKMHATTLGAEPPFTYFQPSSLEVMDGVRELRKEGIPAFFTMDAGPNVKVICERKNEKIVAEKLSGLAKNVLICHAGKEASVVSDEK, encoded by the coding sequence ATGAGAGCAACAGCCATCGCACACACGAATGTGGCGCTAATTAAATACTGGGGAAAACGCGATGAACAGCTGATTCTACCTGCAAATAGTAGTTTATCCTTCACTGTAGACAAATTTTATACGAAAACAACCATAGAATGGGACGACAATCTAAAGCATGATAGGTTTATCTTGGATGGCAAAGAAAAAACAGATGCAAAAGTAACCCGTTTTATTGATAAAATGCGCGAAGAATTTGGTTTGACAGCAAGAGCTCTGATAGTCTCGGAAAATCATGTTCCAACCGCAGCTGGACTAGCTTCATCGGCTTCGGCATTTGCTGCTTTAGCGCTCGCAGGATCACGTGCTGCGGGTAGAAAGGATACCCAACAATATATTTCCAAATTGGCCCGTTTTGGCTCTGGATCGGCTTCACGTTCGATTTACGGCGATTTTGTCATTTGGGAAAAAGGCGAATTAGCAGATGGTAGCGATTCTTTTGCTGTACCTTTTACAAAAAAATTAAGTGATAAAATGTCCATGGTTATTGCCGTTGTTTCTGATAAAGAAAAGAAAGTATCTAGCCGTGATGGGATGCGTTTAACCGTTGAAACATCCCCCTTTTTCAAAGATTGGGTAGCGGCAGCTAAGACGGATTTGAAAGAAATGAAACAAGCCATTTTAGCAGAGGATTTTATCAAAGTTGGTGAAATTACCGAACGAAATGGAATGAAAATGCATGCGACAACACTTGGAGCAGAGCCGCCATTCACGTATTTTCAGCCTTCATCACTTGAAGTAATGGATGGTGTTAGGGAACTTCGGAAAGAAGGGATACCTGCATTTTTCACAATGGATGCTGGGCCGAATGTAAAAGTTATTTGTGAGCGTAAAAATGAGAAAATCGTAGCAGAAAAATTGTCAGGATTAGCCAAAAATGTTCTAATTTGCCACGCTGGTAAGGAAGCGAGTGTTGTATCAGATGAAAAATAA
- the gyrA gene encoding DNA gyrase subunit A: MAETPNQRITEINLNKEMRTSFLDYAMSVIVARALPDVRDGLKPVHRRILYAMNDLGMTSDKAYKKSARIVGEVIGKYHPHGDTAVYFTMVRMAQDFSYRNMLVDGHGNFGSVDGDMAAAMRYTEARMSKISMELLRDINKDTIDYADNYDGSEREPVILPARFPNLLVNGSSGIAVGMATNIPTHHLGEVIDGVLALSNDPDISIRELMEYIPGPDFPTAGMIMGRSGIRRAYESGRGSITVRGRVDIEEKKNGKETIVITEIPYQVNKARLVERIAELAREKKIDGITSLNDESDRSGMRIVIEVRRDISASVIVNNLFKMTALQTTFGINMLALVDNHPKVLNLKEILYHYLEHQKVVIRRRTEFELRKAEARAHILEGLRIALDNIDAIIKLIRGSKTSDVAKEGLMTQFNLSDKQAQAILDMRLQRLTGLEREKIEEEYQNLVALINDLKAILADDERILEIIREELEEIKVKYADKRRTEILAGDLVSLEDEDLIPEEEVAITLTKRGYIKRLPLSTYRSQRRGGRGIQGMSTHEDDFVEHLVATSTHDTLLFFTNTGKVYRSKGYEVPEYGRTAKGIPIINLLGIESQEQVNAVINLSEFTDDSYLFFTTKHGVVKRTTLSQFAKIRQSGLRAVELRENDELISVQMTDGTKNMIIATKHGQSIYFPEENIRVMGRTAAGVRGIRLREDDEVIGMEVLEDDEKVLVVTEKGYGKQTPASQYPLRNRGGMGVKTVTITEKNGNLVAMKTVTGEEDLMLMTVSGVLIRFEIDTVSQTGRSAMGVKLIRLDEDEKVATVAKVPKEEDIELEEEIDETLITQVPDESFEDAPGSDIEE, from the coding sequence ATGGCAGAAACACCAAATCAACGAATAACAGAGATAAACTTAAATAAAGAAATGCGGACATCATTCTTAGACTATGCAATGAGTGTAATTGTTGCCCGTGCCCTACCAGATGTTCGTGACGGATTAAAACCAGTTCACCGTCGTATTTTATATGCGATGAATGACCTTGGGATGACATCGGATAAAGCATATAAGAAATCAGCTCGTATTGTTGGGGAAGTTATTGGTAAATATCACCCACATGGCGATACAGCAGTTTATTTTACAATGGTACGGATGGCGCAAGATTTTAGTTATCGTAATATGCTAGTTGACGGACATGGTAACTTTGGTTCGGTCGATGGAGATATGGCGGCAGCGATGCGTTATACAGAAGCGCGGATGTCAAAAATCTCAATGGAACTACTTCGAGATATTAACAAAGATACAATTGATTACGCAGATAACTATGATGGTTCTGAGCGGGAGCCAGTTATTTTACCAGCTCGTTTCCCTAACTTACTTGTCAATGGTTCGTCAGGTATTGCGGTTGGTATGGCGACAAACATCCCTACCCACCATCTTGGTGAAGTAATTGACGGTGTTTTGGCGCTTAGTAATGATCCTGATATTAGCATTCGCGAATTAATGGAGTATATCCCTGGACCAGATTTTCCAACAGCTGGGATGATTATGGGTCGTAGCGGAATTCGTCGTGCTTATGAAAGTGGACGTGGCTCGATTACCGTTCGTGGTCGTGTGGATATTGAAGAAAAGAAAAATGGTAAGGAAACAATTGTTATTACAGAAATTCCTTATCAAGTAAATAAAGCACGTCTAGTTGAGCGTATCGCGGAACTTGCTCGTGAGAAAAAAATTGATGGAATTACTTCTCTAAATGATGAGTCTGACCGCTCTGGAATGCGCATTGTTATAGAAGTTCGTCGTGACATTAGCGCTAGTGTAATCGTGAATAATTTATTCAAAATGACTGCTTTACAAACGACTTTCGGTATTAATATGTTAGCACTTGTAGATAATCATCCAAAAGTGCTTAATTTAAAAGAAATTCTTTATCATTATTTAGAACACCAAAAAGTAGTTATTCGTCGCCGGACTGAGTTTGAGCTTCGTAAAGCAGAAGCGCGGGCTCATATCTTAGAAGGTTTACGAATTGCACTTGATAATATTGATGCGATTATTAAATTAATTCGTGGATCAAAAACATCCGATGTTGCAAAAGAAGGTTTGATGACACAATTCAATCTTTCTGACAAACAAGCGCAAGCCATTTTAGATATGCGTTTGCAACGTTTAACAGGTTTAGAACGCGAAAAAATTGAAGAAGAATACCAAAACTTAGTAGCATTAATTAACGATTTAAAAGCAATTTTAGCTGATGATGAACGTATTCTTGAAATCATTCGTGAAGAATTAGAAGAAATCAAAGTTAAATATGCGGATAAACGTCGTACGGAAATTTTAGCTGGTGATTTAGTCAGCTTGGAAGACGAAGATTTAATCCCAGAAGAAGAAGTAGCGATTACTTTGACTAAACGTGGTTATATCAAGCGTCTACCACTATCAACTTATCGTAGTCAACGTCGTGGTGGTCGTGGTATTCAAGGTATGTCAACTCATGAAGATGATTTTGTAGAACACCTTGTAGCGACAAGCACACATGATACACTACTATTCTTTACCAATACAGGGAAAGTTTACCGTTCGAAAGGTTATGAAGTACCTGAATATGGTCGTACAGCGAAAGGTATTCCAATCATCAACTTACTTGGTATCGAAAGCCAAGAGCAAGTGAATGCTGTAATTAACTTATCTGAATTCACGGATGACAGCTACCTGTTCTTTACAACTAAACACGGTGTCGTGAAACGTACTACCCTTTCTCAATTTGCGAAAATTCGCCAAAGCGGTCTCCGTGCGGTAGAACTTCGTGAAAATGACGAACTGATTTCTGTACAAATGACTGATGGCACTAAAAACATGATTATCGCAACGAAACATGGCCAATCAATCTATTTCCCAGAAGAAAATATTCGGGTAATGGGTCGTACAGCTGCTGGGGTTCGTGGTATCAGACTTCGTGAAGACGATGAAGTTATCGGTATGGAAGTACTTGAAGACGATGAAAAAGTGTTAGTTGTAACAGAAAAAGGTTACGGCAAACAAACGCCAGCTTCCCAGTATCCGCTTCGTAACCGTGGTGGTATGGGTGTTAAAACCGTTACAATTACCGAGAAAAACGGAAATCTTGTAGCTATGAAGACAGTTACAGGTGAAGAAGACTTAATGCTCATGACAGTAAGTGGCGTATTAATTCGTTTCGAAATTGATACAGTATCACAAACTGGCCGTAGCGCAATGGGTGTTAAACTAATTCGCCTTGATGAAGACGAAAAAGTAGCCACTGTAGCAAAAGTTCCAAAAGAAGAAGACATAGAACTTGAGGAAGAAATTGACGAAACCCTCATCACCCAAGTACCTGATGAAAGTTTTGAAGATGCTCCTGGAAGTGACATAGAAGAATAG
- the speG gene encoding spermidine N1-acetyltransferase — protein MSGDLKLRPLEREDLKFVHRLNNDAKIMSYWFEEPYEAFVELQELYDKHIHDQSERRFILELDGQMVGLVELMEIDYIHRRTEFQIIIDPKFQGHGYAVSATKLAMKYAFHVLNMHKLYLVVDKVNEKAIHVYEKVGFIREGELIDEFFVDGTYHDAIRMCLFQHQYKEMDM, from the coding sequence ATGAGTGGAGATTTAAAACTTAGGCCGCTTGAACGAGAAGATTTAAAATTTGTTCACCGGTTAAATAATGATGCGAAAATAATGTCTTATTGGTTTGAAGAGCCGTATGAGGCGTTTGTCGAACTTCAAGAGTTATATGATAAGCACATTCACGATCAATCAGAGCGCCGTTTTATATTAGAGTTAGATGGTCAGATGGTTGGATTAGTAGAGTTGATGGAAATTGATTATATTCACCGAAGAACGGAATTTCAAATTATTATTGATCCTAAGTTTCAAGGTCATGGGTACGCGGTATCTGCCACGAAACTTGCGATGAAGTACGCTTTTCACGTGCTAAATATGCATAAATTATATTTAGTTGTCGATAAAGTAAATGAAAAAGCAATTCATGTTTATGAAAAAGTTGGTTTTATTCGTGAAGGTGAATTAATCGATGAATTTTTTGTTGATGGAACTTACCATGATGCGATTCGAATGTGTCTGTTTCAGCATCAATACAAAGAAATGGATATGTAA
- a CDS encoding phosphomevalonate kinase yields MYQMKNKLQVKIPGKLYVAGEYAVVESGHTAILTAINRYITLTLEDSERNELWIPHYENPVSWPVGGELKPDGEHWTFTAEAINIATTFLKSEGIELTPVKMVIETELIDKSGAKYGLGSSAAATVAVINALMTKFYPEISMLKKFKLAALSHLVVQGNGSCGDIASCMYGGWIAYTTFDQEWVKHRLAYKSLEWFMKEPWPLLEIETLEEPISTFSVGWTGTPVSTGKLVSQIHAFKQEDSENYQQFLTRNNQIMKQIIQAFHTKDEELLYSSIKENRRILQDLGTKAGVNIETNLLKQLADSAEKNGGAGKSSGSGGGDCGIAFSKTSELAEKLVHKWGKLGIKHLPFHTGKVQITE; encoded by the coding sequence TTGTATCAGATGAAAAATAAACTACAAGTTAAAATACCTGGAAAATTATATGTTGCTGGTGAATATGCTGTTGTAGAATCAGGCCACACTGCAATTTTGACCGCGATTAATCGTTATATAACGTTGACTTTAGAAGATAGTGAGCGAAATGAATTATGGATTCCACATTATGAAAATCCAGTTTCATGGCCAGTTGGCGGTGAACTTAAACCGGACGGAGAGCATTGGACATTTACAGCAGAAGCCATTAATATCGCGACAACTTTTCTGAAATCTGAGGGAATAGAACTCACACCTGTCAAAATGGTGATTGAAACAGAATTAATTGATAAGTCAGGTGCTAAATATGGCTTAGGATCAAGTGCAGCAGCAACTGTGGCCGTAATCAATGCACTGATGACGAAATTTTATCCAGAAATATCCATGCTAAAAAAATTCAAATTAGCTGCTTTATCACATTTAGTTGTTCAAGGTAATGGTTCTTGTGGAGATATTGCTTCTTGTATGTATGGTGGCTGGATTGCTTATACAACCTTTGATCAAGAATGGGTGAAGCATCGGTTAGCCTATAAATCACTCGAATGGTTTATGAAAGAACCTTGGCCACTTCTTGAAATTGAAACACTAGAAGAACCGATATCGACTTTTTCAGTTGGTTGGACTGGAACACCAGTAAGTACTGGCAAATTAGTATCACAAATTCATGCGTTTAAACAAGAAGATAGTGAGAACTACCAACAATTTTTAACAAGAAATAATCAAATTATGAAACAAATTATTCAAGCTTTTCATACAAAAGATGAGGAGCTACTTTACTCCTCTATTAAGGAAAATCGTCGCATCCTTCAAGACTTGGGAACAAAAGCTGGAGTCAATATCGAAACGAACTTGCTAAAACAATTAGCTGATTCAGCTGAAAAAAATGGCGGCGCTGGAAAATCTTCTGGCTCTGGTGGCGGAGATTGCGGAATTGCTTTCTCAAAAACATCAGAATTAGCAGAAAAACTCGTTCATAAATGGGGAAAACTAGGTATTAAGCATTTACCTTTCCATACAGGCAAAGTGCAGATAACGGAATAA
- the cls gene encoding cardiolipin synthase translates to MRKLIQFIVIAVVLTLVEYLLITQAATLFLISSIIIQLCGVIIAIRLLLFDQRNTSSKIAWIAVIFVLPVLGTISYLVFGRNPATRIFTPAQITEKEKLIEAIHAIPNNTDEKLPQLSKRIAHLTSIEPIKGNKIEILTNGEETFPVLLDALRKAENHIHIQYYIFKTDEISTEIRDILVERAKDGVEVRFMFDGLGSSKLKKDFLKPLTDVGVEIHAFDPVTSPWIVRTANLRNHRKIVVIDGQIGFTGGLNIGEEYRSNTPDFRVWRDTHMKITGQAVIELQESFLNDWVYMENKKGASEKFINEAGLKQYFSPVDMGDDWAQVIYGGPYDKEKWVRDSMLDLMDSAKESVWIVSPYFVPDEEALAVIRRVALSGIDVRVIIPGKGDRGISFHGSNAYVKTMIEAGAKMYAYQDDSFVHAKAMLVDGTLAAVGTANFDVRSFRLNHELMVFLYDESEAIQHLKRDFKKDFEDSRLFTMKDMEEKTTMTRIKEVLSSLLSPIL, encoded by the coding sequence ATGCGTAAACTGATTCAATTTATTGTTATCGCGGTTGTTTTAACATTAGTGGAATATCTTTTAATCACTCAAGCAGCTACTTTATTTTTAATTTCGAGTATAATCATTCAATTATGTGGTGTCATTATTGCCATTAGATTGTTATTATTTGATCAACGGAATACTAGCTCAAAAATTGCTTGGATTGCTGTCATTTTTGTATTACCAGTATTAGGAACAATAAGTTATTTAGTCTTCGGTCGAAATCCAGCAACAAGAATATTCACACCTGCTCAAATAACAGAAAAAGAAAAATTAATTGAAGCGATTCATGCAATTCCAAATAACACAGATGAAAAATTACCACAACTATCAAAAAGAATAGCGCATTTAACATCGATTGAACCGATTAAAGGAAATAAAATAGAAATCCTAACAAATGGTGAAGAAACTTTTCCAGTGCTTCTAGACGCGCTGAGAAAGGCTGAAAACCACATTCACATCCAATACTATATTTTCAAAACGGATGAAATTTCTACGGAGATTCGTGATATTTTAGTAGAAAGAGCTAAAGATGGCGTGGAAGTTCGCTTTATGTTTGACGGACTGGGTTCAAGTAAATTGAAAAAAGATTTTTTGAAACCTTTAACGGATGTTGGTGTAGAGATTCATGCATTTGATCCGGTTACTTCACCATGGATTGTACGTACAGCAAATTTAAGAAATCACCGTAAAATTGTTGTCATTGATGGACAAATTGGCTTTACAGGTGGCCTTAATATTGGAGAAGAATATCGTTCCAATACGCCAGATTTTCGTGTTTGGCGTGACACACACATGAAAATAACAGGCCAAGCAGTTATTGAATTACAGGAATCTTTCTTGAATGACTGGGTCTATATGGAAAATAAAAAGGGAGCTTCAGAAAAATTTATTAATGAAGCTGGACTAAAACAATACTTTTCACCAGTTGATATGGGTGATGACTGGGCTCAAGTGATTTACGGTGGACCCTACGACAAAGAAAAATGGGTTCGCGATTCAATGCTTGATTTAATGGACTCTGCAAAAGAATCAGTTTGGATAGTATCTCCTTATTTTGTACCTGATGAAGAAGCTCTAGCGGTTATTCGCCGAGTAGCACTTAGTGGCATAGATGTTCGTGTCATTATTCCAGGAAAAGGCGACCGAGGAATATCTTTCCACGGAAGTAATGCATATGTGAAAACAATGATTGAAGCGGGAGCAAAAATGTATGCTTATCAAGATGACTCTTTTGTTCATGCAAAAGCAATGTTAGTAGATGGAACACTTGCAGCAGTTGGTACAGCTAATTTTGATGTGCGTAGTTTTAGATTGAATCATGAATTAATGGTGTTCTTATACGACGAAAGTGAAGCAATTCAGCATCTAAAACGTGACTTTAAGAAAGATTTTGAAGATAGTCGACTGTTTACGATGAAAGACATGGAAGAAAAAACGACTATGACTCGTATAAAAGAAGTACTTTCAAGTTTGCTATCACCAATTTTATAA
- the qoxB gene encoding cytochrome aa3 quinol oxidase subunit I → MKWNEFIVTGDPMILGAQISIVLASVGIVVLLTYTKKWKWLMKEWISSVDHKKIGIMYLLAAVLMFFRGGVDALMMRTQLALPDMKFLDAQHYNEVFSTHGTIMILFMAMPFIIGLMNIAVPLQIGARDVAFPFLNNLSFWTFFMGAMLFNLSFVIGGSPDAGWTNYAPLATDFSAGYGINFYLLGVQIAGIGTLMTGINFFVTILRMRTKGMTLMKMPMFTWSSLITSLIIIFAFPVLTVALALMSFDRLFGTAFFTLTNGGLPMMWANLFWVWGHPEVYIVILPAFGIFSEIISTFSRKKLFGYPAMVAAMAVISLLSFLVWVHHFFTMGSGALVNSFFSITTMMIAIPTGIKIFNWLFTMYKGRITFTTPMLWSLAFIPNFVVGGVTGVMLAMAAADYQYHNTYFLVSHFHYVLIAGTVFSCFAGLTYWYPKMVGYRLNEKIGKWFFWIFVVGFNVCFFPQYFLGLDGMPRRIYTYVQGDGWTTLNFISTVGGFLMGIAFLVLCYNIYYSYKNSKREVTGDPWDARTLEWATSSAVPPKYNFAVLPEWNDLDDFWNRKQKGNPYVNDKNYKPIHMPSNTMVGFVMSVFFFIAGFGLVFYWYWLGIIGLIGILGCMVYRSFQNNDGYHVEVDEIKATEEHNARELATGVKEGNPWNL, encoded by the coding sequence ATGAAATGGAATGAGTTTATCGTAACTGGCGACCCGATGATTCTAGGTGCACAGATATCTATTGTGCTTGCTAGTGTCGGTATCGTTGTGTTACTAACTTACACAAAAAAATGGAAATGGCTCATGAAAGAGTGGATTTCCTCTGTTGATCATAAAAAAATTGGTATTATGTATTTGCTTGCTGCTGTTTTAATGTTTTTCCGCGGCGGTGTGGATGCACTGATGATGCGTACTCAGCTAGCATTACCAGATATGAAATTTTTGGATGCACAACATTACAATGAAGTATTTTCAACGCACGGAACAATCATGATTTTATTTATGGCAATGCCGTTTATTATTGGACTTATGAACATTGCGGTACCACTTCAAATTGGTGCTCGTGACGTAGCATTTCCATTTTTAAACAACTTAAGTTTTTGGACATTCTTTATGGGTGCCATGCTATTTAACTTATCTTTTGTTATTGGTGGTTCGCCGGATGCTGGTTGGACAAACTATGCGCCACTAGCGACGGACTTTAGTGCTGGATATGGAATTAATTTCTATCTTCTAGGAGTTCAAATCGCTGGTATTGGTACACTGATGACGGGGATTAATTTTTTCGTCACGATTTTACGAATGCGTACAAAAGGTATGACATTAATGAAAATGCCAATGTTTACTTGGTCTTCATTAATTACAAGTTTAATTATTATCTTTGCTTTCCCAGTTTTAACAGTAGCTCTCGCGTTGATGTCATTTGACCGATTGTTTGGGACTGCATTCTTCACGCTCACGAACGGCGGGCTCCCAATGATGTGGGCCAACCTATTCTGGGTTTGGGGACATCCGGAAGTGTATATCGTAATTTTACCGGCGTTTGGTATTTTTTCCGAAATCATTTCCACGTTTTCCAGGAAAAAATTATTCGGTTATCCGGCGATGGTTGCTGCGATGGCAGTTATTTCCTTACTAAGCTTCCTTGTTTGGGTCCATCACTTCTTCACAATGGGATCCGGGGCGCTCGTTAACTCCTTCTTCTCGATTACGACGATGATGATTGCGATACCAACTGGGATTAAAATATTCAACTGGCTCTTTACGATGTATAAAGGGCGAATAACCTTCACAACCCCAATGCTTTGGTCGCTTGCTTTTATCCCTAACTTTGTTGTAGGTGGGGTAACAGGGGTTATGCTTGCGATGGCTGCGGCCGACTATCAATATCACAATACGTACTTCTTAGTTTCGCATTTCCACTACGTATTAATCGCCGGAACCGTGTTCTCCTGCTTTGCCGGGCTTACATACTGGTATCCAAAAATGGTCGGTTACAGATTAAATGAAAAAATTGGTAAATGGTTCTTCTGGATTTTCGTTGTTGGGTTTAACGTTTGTTTCTTCCCACAATATTTCCTAGGACTTGATGGTATGCCTCGTCGTATTTACACTTATGTACAAGGTGATGGCTGGACTACGCTTAACTTCATTTCCACAGTTGGTGGATTCTTGATGGGTATAGCATTCCTAGTTCTTTGTTATAACATTTACTATAGCTATAAAAACTCAAAACGAGAAGTTACTGGTGACCCGTGGGATGCACGTACGCTTGAATGGGCTACAAGTTCTGCTGTTCCGCCAAAATATAACTTTGCTGTTTTACCAGAATGGAATGATTTAGATGATTTCTGGAATAGAAAACAAAAAGGAAATCCATATGTGAATGATAAAAATTATAAACCAATTCATATGCCAAGTAATACAATGGTTGGGTTTGTGATGTCCGTTTTCTTCTTCATTGCCGGCTTTGGTCTAGTATTCTACTGGTATTGGTTAGGAATTATTGGTCTAATTGGGATTTTGGGATGTATGGTTTATCGTTCATTCCAAAACAATGATGGCTATCACGTTGAAGTGGATGAAATTAAAGCAACCGAAGAACACAATGCGCGCGAACTTGCGACTGGTGTAAAGGAGGGTAACCCATGGAATCTGTAG